A portion of the Desulfurobacterium atlanticum genome contains these proteins:
- a CDS encoding NAD-dependent epimerase/dehydratase family protein, translated as MGKVLVTGGAGFIGSHLVESLLEEGREVVVFDDFSTGKMENLPENSRLTVLKGNVGEKERVVNLFDSFKFDTVFHLAAVASVAKSVENPEETHRTNFDGTMYLLDCCLKFFVSRFIFASSAAVYGDLPGLPKKEDDPVKPQTPYAVDKYASERYVLNAFNLYGLKTSALRFFNVFGPRQDPFSPYSGVVSIFVDRVLRFLNGENVEITIFGDGKQTRDFIYVKDVVKALLLVEKSEAAYGKVFNTGTGKETSLLDLLKYIENIAGKIPPVKFAPARKGDIKHSCADISNLKKIGFSPSFTVQEGLKLLFECEMEK; from the coding sequence ATGGGGAAGGTTCTTGTTACAGGCGGAGCCGGATTTATAGGTTCTCATCTTGTAGAATCGCTTCTTGAAGAAGGAAGGGAAGTTGTTGTTTTTGATGATTTTTCCACCGGTAAAATGGAAAATCTTCCTGAAAATAGCAGATTAACAGTTTTAAAAGGGAATGTCGGGGAAAAAGAAAGGGTTGTTAATCTGTTTGATTCCTTCAAGTTTGACACGGTTTTTCATCTTGCCGCTGTCGCTTCTGTTGCAAAAAGTGTTGAAAATCCTGAAGAAACTCACAGAACAAACTTTGATGGAACGATGTATCTTCTTGACTGTTGTTTAAAGTTTTTCGTTTCCCGCTTTATATTTGCTTCCTCTGCAGCTGTTTACGGAGATTTACCCGGGCTTCCTAAAAAGGAAGATGACCCTGTTAAGCCTCAAACTCCTTATGCTGTTGATAAATATGCTTCTGAAAGGTATGTCCTAAATGCTTTTAACCTTTACGGATTAAAGACAAGTGCTCTCAGATTTTTCAATGTTTTTGGGCCGAGACAGGATCCTTTTTCTCCCTATTCGGGAGTGGTTTCAATTTTTGTGGATAGGGTTTTACGGTTTTTAAATGGAGAAAACGTTGAGATAACAATCTTTGGAGACGGAAAGCAGACAAGAGATTTTATATACGTGAAAGATGTTGTAAAGGCACTTTTACTTGTTGAGAAAAGTGAAGCTGCCTACGGAAAAGTTTTTAACACAGGGACAGGGAAAGAAACATCCCTCCTTGACCTTTTAAAATATATTGAAAATATAGCGGGGAAAATTCCACCTGTTAAATTTGCACCTGCGAGGAAAGGGGATATAAAACATTCCTGTGCAGATATATCCAATCTGAAAAAAATCGGTTTTTCACCTTCTTTTACTGTTCAGGAGGGGTTGAAACTGCTTTTTGAGTGTGAGATGGAAAAGTAA
- the mnmE gene encoding tRNA uridine-5-carboxymethylaminomethyl(34) synthesis GTPase MnmE, which yields MKDYLCEDTIAAISTPIGKGAIGIVRISGKEALPILKKIFRMKSGKKKETFEDRKMHYGIAVDTKGETIDEILAVYMKAPKTFTGEDVVEIHSHGGIYVVRKILRTVLSLGARLAEPGEFTKRAFIHGRIDLVQAEAINEIINANSELSLKVAVNHLKGTLSKKIKEIMDNLFNLKALIEAAVDFPEEDIEIIESAKVKEEIEKSIKEIENLLKTYDEGKIVREGIKIAIVGKPNVGKSSLLNALLRDERAIVTDIPGTTRDIIEESITLKGIPVRLIDTAGIRDAKDKVEQIGIARSIEKLKEADIVLFLIDGAQGFTEEDRKIYSLVKDNPNTIVVINKADMPLKVSCKEFKKECITISAKTGEGIDKLTEKIMNKLLLEPETLFKESETMITSERHKKLLEKALKSLKKVLESLEKGFQSPEFLSIDLDDAIDVIGEITGKRTVEDMLDIIFSTFCIGK from the coding sequence ATGAAAGATTATCTCTGTGAAGACACAATAGCAGCAATAAGCACCCCGATAGGAAAAGGAGCCATAGGAATCGTTAGAATTTCGGGAAAAGAAGCCTTACCGATACTTAAAAAAATATTCAGAATGAAAAGCGGAAAAAAGAAAGAAACATTTGAAGATAGAAAAATGCACTACGGAATCGCAGTTGACACTAAAGGGGAAACAATAGACGAAATATTAGCAGTTTATATGAAAGCTCCTAAAACTTTCACCGGAGAAGATGTTGTTGAAATCCACTCCCACGGCGGGATATATGTTGTCAGAAAAATTTTAAGGACCGTCCTTTCTCTCGGTGCCCGCCTTGCAGAACCGGGAGAGTTTACAAAACGAGCATTTATCCACGGAAGGATAGACCTTGTTCAGGCTGAAGCGATAAACGAAATAATAAATGCAAACAGTGAACTCTCGCTTAAAGTAGCGGTAAATCATCTCAAAGGAACGCTTAGCAAAAAAATTAAAGAGATAATGGACAATCTCTTCAACTTAAAAGCCCTGATAGAAGCAGCCGTTGATTTCCCAGAAGAAGACATTGAAATAATAGAATCGGCAAAAGTAAAAGAAGAGATAGAAAAATCTATAAAAGAGATTGAAAATCTCCTTAAAACTTATGATGAGGGAAAAATTGTAAGAGAAGGGATAAAAATAGCCATCGTCGGAAAACCAAACGTTGGGAAATCTTCCCTTTTAAATGCTCTTTTAAGAGATGAAAGAGCAATAGTAACCGACATTCCAGGAACAACAAGGGATATTATAGAAGAATCCATAACACTTAAAGGCATTCCTGTAAGGCTCATAGACACAGCAGGTATAAGAGATGCAAAAGATAAAGTTGAACAGATAGGAATCGCCCGCTCCATTGAAAAACTTAAAGAGGCAGATATTGTTCTGTTTTTAATTGACGGAGCTCAAGGATTTACAGAAGAAGACCGGAAAATTTACAGTCTTGTAAAAGATAATCCCAACACAATCGTTGTAATCAACAAAGCAGACATGCCTTTGAAAGTCTCCTGTAAAGAGTTTAAGAAAGAATGTATCACCATAAGCGCCAAGACCGGAGAAGGCATAGACAAACTTACAGAAAAAATAATGAACAAACTCCTTCTTGAACCTGAAACACTTTTCAAAGAAAGTGAAACGATGATAACAAGCGAACGGCACAAAAAACTTTTAGAAAAAGCTCTTAAAAGCTTAAAAAAGGTTCTTGAAAGTCTTGAAAAGGGCTTTCAATCTCCAGAATTCCTCTCAATAGACCTTGACGACGCAATAGACGTAATAGGTGAAATAACAGGGAAAAGAACCGTTGAAGATATGCTGGATATTATATTTTCAACATTTTGCATCGGAAAGTAA
- the ligA gene encoding NAD-dependent DNA ligase LigA — translation MRYTVSEELEMQKLTDQLLKKIDRKNFIDKITREEAEKFAEDLRKVIRYHDYKYYVEANPVISDYQYDKLFHALESIERKFPELITPDSPTQRIAPAFTGEFQKVKHLAEMTSLENTYSPEDLKEWDRKVRTTLGVDKVEYVVEPKFDGASIELVYENDTFVRGVTRGDGIVGEDVTLNVKTIKSIPLKAPFSKYGIKLISIRGEIIMPRSVFEKLNKEREKAGLPLFANPRNAAAGTMRLKDPQEVAKRNLDCYTYFILYSEPKKLCKDIKTHWDALNILRDCGFKVSPLSKLCNGIEEVIDYIMKCQEERESWDFEADGMVVKVNDTCAWEKLGETLHHPRWAVAYKFPAKQAVTKLLDVIWQVGRTGALTPVAVLEPVEVGGVVVSRASLFNPDEIKRKDIRIGDYVLVERAGETIPYIVAPVKERRTGNEKPVELPKTCPECGSPVVHELDEAVPRCPNINCPAQLKEHLIYWGKVLDIKGLGESTANLLTKKGFVKNIADLYTIDKNELLKLPGWGTKKVENLLSQIEKSKNAEFYKKLTALGIRHVGEKTAMLLAKKFKNLDELMNAPFEELANIPGIGPITATSIKNFFKAEKNVEMINKLKEVGFKFERTEEEEKEEELPKPLEGQNVVFTGELEHFTRKEAQKIIELLGGNPTNSVTKRTSFVVVGENPGSKLARAEKLGIKRMNEQEFIDFIKQFAEQNPEVKKILEEKGIKA, via the coding sequence ATGAGATACACAGTATCAGAAGAGCTGGAGATGCAAAAACTTACAGACCAGCTTCTAAAGAAAATAGACAGAAAAAATTTCATAGATAAAATCACCAGAGAGGAAGCCGAAAAATTTGCGGAAGATTTAAGAAAAGTTATACGTTACCACGATTATAAATACTATGTGGAAGCAAATCCTGTAATATCAGACTACCAGTATGATAAGCTGTTCCACGCTCTTGAATCCATAGAGAGGAAATTTCCCGAACTTATAACACCCGACTCTCCAACTCAGAGAATAGCACCGGCATTTACCGGAGAGTTTCAAAAAGTTAAACATCTTGCCGAAATGACATCTCTTGAAAACACCTACTCTCCAGAAGATCTGAAAGAGTGGGACAGAAAAGTAAGAACCACCCTTGGGGTTGATAAGGTTGAATATGTAGTAGAACCAAAATTTGACGGAGCAAGTATTGAACTTGTGTATGAAAATGACACCTTCGTAAGAGGTGTAACAAGGGGAGACGGAATTGTCGGTGAAGATGTTACTTTAAATGTAAAAACCATAAAATCAATCCCATTGAAAGCACCTTTTTCAAAATACGGCATCAAACTTATCTCCATCCGCGGTGAAATAATCATGCCAAGAAGTGTTTTTGAAAAGCTTAATAAGGAGCGAGAAAAAGCGGGACTTCCGCTCTTTGCAAACCCAAGAAACGCAGCAGCCGGCACGATGAGACTAAAAGACCCCCAGGAAGTTGCAAAAAGGAACCTTGACTGCTACACCTATTTTATTCTTTACAGTGAACCGAAGAAACTATGCAAAGACATAAAAACCCACTGGGATGCTTTGAACATTTTAAGAGATTGTGGCTTTAAAGTATCTCCATTAAGTAAGCTTTGCAACGGAATAGAAGAGGTAATTGACTACATAATGAAGTGTCAGGAGGAAAGGGAATCCTGGGATTTTGAAGCTGATGGAATGGTGGTGAAGGTTAACGACACCTGTGCATGGGAAAAGCTTGGCGAAACCCTTCACCATCCAAGATGGGCAGTTGCATATAAATTTCCGGCAAAGCAGGCTGTAACAAAACTTTTAGATGTGATATGGCAGGTAGGAAGAACGGGAGCCCTTACACCTGTTGCCGTACTTGAACCTGTTGAAGTGGGTGGAGTAGTTGTATCAAGAGCTTCCCTTTTTAATCCAGATGAGATAAAAAGAAAAGATATAAGAATAGGTGATTACGTTCTTGTTGAAAGAGCAGGAGAAACTATTCCCTACATAGTGGCACCGGTAAAAGAGAGAAGAACTGGCAATGAAAAGCCTGTAGAATTACCAAAAACATGCCCTGAATGCGGCTCTCCTGTTGTTCACGAGCTTGACGAAGCCGTCCCGAGATGTCCCAACATAAACTGCCCGGCACAACTAAAAGAACACCTTATCTACTGGGGAAAGGTGCTTGATATAAAAGGACTTGGTGAGTCAACGGCAAATCTACTTACAAAAAAAGGATTTGTAAAAAACATTGCCGACCTTTACACAATTGATAAAAATGAACTGCTAAAGCTCCCGGGATGGGGAACTAAAAAAGTGGAAAATCTCCTATCCCAGATAGAAAAATCAAAAAATGCTGAATTTTACAAAAAGCTAACAGCCCTTGGAATAAGACACGTTGGGGAAAAAACAGCAATGCTACTTGCAAAGAAATTTAAAAACCTTGACGAACTGATGAACGCACCGTTTGAAGAACTTGCAAACATTCCCGGCATAGGACCAATCACAGCAACAAGTATAAAAAACTTTTTCAAAGCTGAAAAAAATGTGGAAATGATAAATAAACTAAAAGAGGTCGGATTTAAATTTGAAAGAACAGAAGAGGAAGAGAAAGAAGAGGAACTACCAAAACCACTTGAAGGCCAGAATGTTGTATTTACAGGAGAACTTGAACACTTTACAAGAAAAGAAGCCCAGAAGATTATTGAACTTTTAGGAGGAAACCCTACAAATTCTGTCACAAAAAGAACATCTTTTGTCGTTGTAGGAGAAAATCCCGGTTCAAAACTTGCCAGAGCAGAAAAGCTTGGAATAAAGCGGATGAATGAACAGGAGTTTATAGACTTCATAAAACAGTTTGCAGAGCAAAATCCTGAAGTAAAGAAAATACTTGAAGAAAAAGGGATAAAAGCATGA